The following proteins are encoded in a genomic region of Blastopirellula marina:
- a CDS encoding NAD(P)H-binding protein, whose translation MTSDQQDNPPPRKTVLVTGATGYVGSRLVPKLLPFHNVRCFARNANRINSDYREQIEICTGDILDSKSVEDALAGVDVAYYLIHGMGNAKDFQENDRRAARGFAEAAKRANVSRIIYLGGLGDDNDPDLSPHLRSRHEVGTIFHDSGVPTIELRASVVLGPGSLSYELIRSLTQKLPVMICPRWLATPTQPIATEDILQYLVESIDLPLAECETFEVGSHDVVTYGQLIKMYAAEKNLKRYLISVPLLTPYLSSLWLGLVTPTSAEVGRHLIEGLRNPTTVRDDRAARRFVHRPMSTAEAIHQAVELESS comes from the coding sequence ATGACGAGTGACCAGCAAGACAATCCGCCACCCCGTAAAACGGTCTTGGTGACGGGGGCAACCGGCTACGTCGGAAGTCGGCTGGTCCCCAAATTGTTGCCTTTTCACAACGTACGTTGCTTTGCAAGAAATGCGAACCGAATTAATTCGGACTATCGCGAGCAGATCGAAATATGCACGGGAGATATCCTCGACTCGAAATCAGTGGAAGATGCGTTAGCCGGAGTCGACGTTGCCTACTATCTCATTCACGGCATGGGTAACGCGAAAGACTTCCAGGAAAACGACCGGCGAGCAGCGAGAGGATTTGCTGAGGCCGCCAAGCGAGCTAATGTGTCGAGAATCATCTACCTGGGAGGTCTAGGAGATGACAACGATCCGGATCTTTCGCCTCATTTGAGGAGCCGGCATGAAGTCGGAACCATCTTTCACGATTCCGGCGTGCCAACGATCGAACTTCGTGCCTCAGTCGTCCTAGGCCCGGGCAGCCTTTCGTACGAGCTAATTCGTTCACTCACGCAGAAACTGCCGGTAATGATATGCCCGCGATGGTTGGCAACACCTACACAACCTATCGCCACCGAGGATATCTTGCAGTACCTGGTCGAATCGATCGATCTGCCGCTTGCCGAATGCGAAACCTTTGAAGTTGGCAGTCACGATGTGGTCACGTATGGGCAACTAATTAAGATGTACGCGGCGGAGAAAAACCTGAAGCGATATCTGATCAGTGTCCCACTGCTCACTCCCTATTTGTCCAGTCTTTGGCTGGGATTGGTCACTCCGACAAGTGCCGAGGTTGGCCGGCATTTGATTGAAGGATTGCGGAACCCGACCACCGTCCGCGACGATCGGGCCGCCCGGCGTTTCGTGCATCGCCCTATGTCGACGGCCGAAGCCATTCATCAGGCTGTCGAATTGGAATCTTCTTAG
- a CDS encoding DUF1990 family protein, with product MFHFSSPNSDTVERFLARQRDRSFSYCHQGKTASKPPEGFKVDHTRIRLGQGIETFHAAKEALGRWQQFDLGWVAAKPTSTKINEGETICVIGRAAGMYWLNACRIVYVVDDAMNTPKFGFAYGTLPGHMEMGEERFLVEMDQAGDVWYDILAFSRPKRWIAWVVYYYMRRLQKRFARESAARMKSLVQQRIPQAA from the coding sequence ATGTTTCACTTTTCATCACCCAATTCCGATACCGTCGAACGATTCCTGGCACGGCAGAGAGATCGATCTTTCTCATATTGTCACCAGGGAAAAACGGCTAGTAAACCGCCAGAGGGATTTAAGGTTGATCATACACGGATTCGCCTCGGTCAGGGTATCGAGACCTTCCACGCAGCGAAAGAAGCCCTGGGAAGATGGCAGCAATTCGATCTCGGGTGGGTGGCGGCCAAACCGACCTCGACAAAGATCAACGAAGGGGAAACGATCTGCGTTATCGGTCGTGCAGCAGGCATGTATTGGTTGAACGCTTGCCGAATTGTCTACGTTGTCGATGATGCAATGAATACCCCAAAGTTCGGATTCGCCTATGGTACATTGCCGGGGCACATGGAGATGGGGGAAGAGCGTTTTCTTGTCGAAATGGACCAGGCTGGCGACGTTTGGTACGACATTCTGGCATTCTCCAGGCCCAAACGATGGATTGCCTGGGTGGTCTATTACTACATGAGAAGGCTGCAAAAGCGCTTCGCCCGTGAATCTGCGGCCCGTATGAAATCTCTCGTGCAGCAGCGTATTCCCCAGGCTGCTTAG
- a CDS encoding superoxide dismutase family protein — protein MKLGILTLSALLLAIPGLAIAQDAEHAHDEAAHADLPTEAVAVLASTSDSDVKGVIMLKQEDGYVHLTGKVINLEPGEHGFHIHQYGDLTKSDGTAAGGHYNPAGHEHGAPGTHSHAGDLGNITADASGVAKIDTKAEGLKLHMVLGRSIVVHAKADDLKSQPSGAAGPRVGVGVIGIAQPKE, from the coding sequence ATGAAATTAGGCATCCTGACCCTCTCGGCTCTACTGTTGGCAATTCCTGGATTGGCAATCGCCCAAGATGCCGAACATGCTCACGACGAAGCAGCGCACGCTGACCTCCCGACCGAAGCGGTTGCTGTTCTGGCTTCGACCAGTGATAGCGACGTGAAAGGTGTGATCATGCTGAAGCAGGAAGATGGATATGTTCATTTGACCGGTAAGGTGATCAACCTCGAGCCAGGCGAACATGGCTTTCACATCCATCAATACGGCGACCTGACCAAGTCAGATGGAACCGCCGCTGGTGGTCACTACAATCCAGCCGGCCACGAACATGGTGCCCCAGGGACACATAGCCATGCTGGCGACCTGGGTAACATCACGGCCGATGCCAGTGGCGTTGCTAAGATCGACACCAAAGCCGAAGGTTTGAAGCTGCACATGGTTCTCGGTCGATCGATCGTCGTTCATGCCAAAGCGGACGATCTCAAGAGCCAACCTTCTGGTGCTGCTGGTCCACGCGTCGGTGTCGGCGTGATCGGTATTGCTCAGCCGAAAGAATAG
- the aroE gene encoding shikimate dehydrogenase, producing the protein MADESLQEIVCCMGKPVAGNPSQFMMERSFAAAGLDWRYLTLEVSPEDLPAAVAGMKAMGFRGGNFTIPHKVAVIPHLKRLTEAAELMGAVNCIFAEGDGFVGENTDGKGFVSALKEVIDPEGKKIVLFGAGGAARAIAVELGLNKAASIDIVNRDAGRGRDLSKLLSERVGIDSKWIPWNGTHELPEEADIVINGTSIGLCDGSAMVPVDPSTFRESMIVADVIFNPPETRFLQAAKDAGCRTIDGLGMLVNQGVIGFKIWTGVDPDPSVMREALEEYLGI; encoded by the coding sequence ATGGCGGACGAATCACTTCAGGAAATCGTATGTTGCATGGGCAAACCGGTGGCAGGCAACCCATCGCAGTTCATGATGGAACGTTCGTTCGCCGCGGCTGGGCTCGATTGGCGTTACCTAACCTTGGAAGTCTCACCGGAAGATCTCCCCGCCGCCGTCGCTGGGATGAAGGCGATGGGGTTTCGAGGTGGTAACTTCACCATACCACACAAGGTGGCTGTAATTCCCCATCTGAAGCGATTGACCGAAGCTGCCGAATTGATGGGCGCCGTCAACTGTATCTTCGCCGAAGGAGATGGCTTTGTCGGTGAGAATACTGACGGGAAAGGATTCGTCTCGGCCTTGAAGGAAGTCATCGATCCGGAGGGAAAGAAGATTGTCCTATTTGGTGCTGGGGGTGCTGCCCGGGCAATTGCCGTGGAGTTAGGACTAAACAAAGCGGCCAGCATCGACATCGTCAATCGTGACGCAGGCCGCGGTCGTGATCTTTCCAAACTTCTGTCGGAGCGTGTTGGAATCGACTCGAAGTGGATTCCCTGGAACGGGACACACGAGTTGCCCGAAGAAGCCGACATCGTCATCAATGGAACGAGCATCGGTTTGTGCGACGGCAGTGCCATGGTTCCGGTCGATCCATCGACGTTCCGAGAATCGATGATTGTGGCGGATGTGATCTTTAACCCGCCAGAGACGCGATTTCTGCAAGCCGCGAAAGATGCCGGCTGTCGAACGATCGATGGCCTCGGCATGTTAGTCAACCAAGGCGTGATCGGCTTCAAGATCTGGACCGGAGTCGATCCCGATCCTTCCGTCATGCGCGAAGCCTTGGAAGAATACTTGGGAATCTAA
- a CDS encoding class I SAM-dependent methyltransferase: MNDSSPSSERNSPAKKHNRGAWDRMARGGHRFAQPAQEEEFKNPLKTIDRWGWLGESIYGQRVLCLASGGGRQGPLYAAAGAIVTVVDISGAQLEIDRKVAADRGLQLKTVEASMDDLSMFAPTDFDIVIHPVSTCYVPDVAPIFREVAKVLCSGGLYISQHKTPTSLQAKIKRSEQGYELTEPYYRNGPLPEVKGSRHREEGTLEYLHRWDQLVGGICQAGMVIEDLVEPIHAKKDAEPNSFEDRSMFIAPYVRIKARRIGQDKPRVEAGSLWLPGS; this comes from the coding sequence TTGAACGATTCTTCCCCTTCCTCTGAAAGAAACTCTCCCGCCAAGAAGCATAATCGCGGTGCCTGGGATCGCATGGCCCGGGGTGGCCATCGGTTTGCTCAGCCAGCTCAGGAAGAAGAATTCAAAAACCCCTTAAAGACGATCGATCGTTGGGGTTGGCTGGGGGAAAGCATCTACGGCCAGCGCGTACTCTGCTTGGCTTCCGGTGGAGGGCGTCAAGGTCCACTCTATGCCGCGGCTGGTGCCATCGTAACGGTCGTCGATATCAGTGGTGCTCAGCTCGAAATCGATCGAAAAGTCGCCGCCGACCGAGGCCTGCAACTGAAGACGGTCGAAGCGTCGATGGACGATCTGTCGATGTTCGCACCGACCGACTTCGATATCGTCATTCATCCGGTGAGTACCTGTTATGTGCCGGACGTCGCGCCCATATTTCGGGAAGTCGCCAAGGTACTATGCAGCGGCGGTCTCTATATCAGCCAACACAAGACGCCCACCAGTTTGCAAGCTAAAATCAAACGTAGCGAGCAAGGATACGAACTCACCGAGCCCTACTATCGCAACGGTCCACTTCCCGAAGTAAAAGGCAGCCGCCATCGCGAAGAAGGAACGCTCGAGTATCTTCATCGCTGGGATCAACTCGTCGGTGGAATCTGTCAGGCCGGCATGGTGATCGAAGACTTAGTCGAACCGATCCACGCCAAAAAAGATGCCGAGCCGAATAGCTTCGAAGACCGCAGCATGTTTATCGCCCCTTATGTTCGCATTAAAGCGCGCCGCATTGGCCAGGATAAACCGCGAGTCGAAGCTGGCAGCCTGTGGTTGCCAGGCAGCTAG
- a CDS encoding sigma-70 family RNA polymerase sigma factor gives MYDSLIDDFEDDDARVRPRSFDDAAVDVMDDSDDDRMMNNTDDMSNDSADDSSDEFSEDSETWSDDPVRMYLTQMGEIPLLTRQQEIFLARKIEQTRAKFRRLLLECDYVAQDSFKVLQRVQDGELPFDRTVQVSVTDRLEKEQIMGRMPLNLVTIDKLLKRNRRDYITSLSKSVSAEKRAAAWKRLGHRRQRVVKLIEELGLRTQRIESKIGVLEEFCRRVNELKARLDDHKANNTPMEDRAPLLAEYRNLLMATQETPKSLNRRCQMVKSIYSEYQQAKRELSEGNLRLVVSIAKKYRNRGLSFLDLIQEGNAGLMRAVDKFEYRRGFKFCTYATWWIRQAITRAVADQSRTIRIPVHMVETMSRVRNVARQLLQEKGREPTIEETARRAGTTVEEARRVLAMSRYPISLDRPVGNSEDSQFGDLLPDGEAESPANGAAQEMLRGRIGRVLKTLSYREREIIKLRYGLGDGYSYTLEEVGHIFKVTRERIRQIEAKAVRKLQQPSRSQDLVGFLD, from the coding sequence TTGTACGATTCGTTGATTGACGATTTCGAAGATGATGATGCACGTGTACGGCCCCGGAGCTTCGACGATGCTGCCGTCGATGTGATGGATGATTCCGATGACGACCGCATGATGAACAATACGGACGATATGTCGAATGACTCGGCAGATGATTCGTCCGATGAGTTCAGCGAGGACAGCGAAACCTGGTCCGACGATCCGGTCCGCATGTACCTGACACAAATGGGCGAGATTCCGCTGTTGACCCGCCAACAGGAAATCTTCCTGGCTCGCAAGATCGAGCAAACCCGAGCGAAGTTCCGTCGCTTGTTGCTAGAGTGCGATTACGTTGCTCAAGACTCCTTCAAGGTGCTTCAGCGCGTCCAAGACGGCGAACTGCCGTTCGATCGAACCGTTCAGGTTTCGGTCACCGATCGCCTCGAGAAAGAACAGATCATGGGCCGTATGCCCTTGAATCTGGTCACGATCGATAAGCTGTTAAAGCGTAATCGCCGCGATTACATCACATCGCTCAGCAAGTCCGTTTCCGCCGAGAAGCGAGCTGCGGCTTGGAAGCGTCTGGGCCATCGCCGTCAACGCGTGGTCAAGCTGATTGAAGAACTGGGTCTGCGTACTCAGCGAATCGAATCGAAGATCGGCGTGCTCGAAGAGTTCTGTCGTCGTGTGAACGAACTCAAGGCTCGCTTGGATGACCACAAAGCCAACAACACGCCGATGGAAGATCGCGCTCCGCTGTTGGCTGAGTACCGCAACCTGCTGATGGCAACGCAAGAGACTCCGAAGAGCCTCAACCGTCGCTGCCAGATGGTGAAATCGATTTACTCGGAATATCAGCAGGCCAAGCGTGAGCTGTCCGAAGGTAACTTGCGTTTGGTCGTCTCGATCGCCAAGAAGTACCGTAATCGTGGTCTGAGTTTCTTGGACCTGATCCAGGAAGGCAACGCCGGCCTGATGCGTGCGGTCGACAAGTTCGAGTACCGCCGTGGTTTCAAGTTCTGCACCTACGCAACTTGGTGGATTCGCCAAGCCATCACCCGTGCGGTTGCCGACCAAAGCCGAACGATTCGTATCCCGGTTCACATGGTCGAAACGATGTCCCGCGTTCGCAACGTGGCACGTCAGTTGTTGCAGGAAAAGGGTCGCGAACCAACGATCGAAGAAACGGCCCGTCGTGCTGGCACCACCGTCGAGGAAGCTCGTCGTGTGTTGGCCATGAGCCGCTATCCGATTTCGTTGGATCGACCGGTCGGTAACAGCGAAGACAGCCAGTTCGGCGATTTGCTTCCAGATGGTGAAGCAGAAAGCCCAGCCAACGGTGCTGCTCAAGAGATGCTGCGTGGTCGAATCGGTCGCGTCCTGAAGACCCTCAGCTATCGCGAACGTGAGATCATCAAACTGCGTTACGGTTTGGGTGACGGCTACAGCTATACACTGGAGGAAGTTGGGCACATCTTCAAGGTGACCCGCGAACGTATCCGCCAGATCGAAGCCAAGGCCGTGCGTAAGCTGCAACAGCCAAGTCGCAGCCAAGACCTGGTCGGGTTCCTCGACTAG
- a CDS encoding SDR family NAD(P)-dependent oxidoreductase, giving the protein MTQREFEGQVVLVTGSSQGIGRSAAVEFARRGANVVVNYHSNPAKAEEVLAEIEKVGSEGIAVKCDVSNYEAVEAMVAQGVERFGKLDVAVSNAVYSDREFFYEADLEGFRRTIEVTMWGAFHLLRAASRQMIAQKTPGAVTIVSSPHAFIPAPKAMAYNMSKAAIEHMAKTAAIELSDFKIRVNIVQPGWTDTPGERKFATDDILQEGGSKIPAGRLGTPEEMAEAIAYMSSPRNTYTTGATLLVDGGISLPWWGKTGRAAPS; this is encoded by the coding sequence ATGACGCAGCGTGAATTCGAAGGACAAGTGGTCCTCGTGACAGGTTCGAGCCAAGGTATTGGCCGATCCGCCGCCGTTGAATTTGCGAGACGGGGAGCCAATGTCGTCGTTAACTACCATTCCAACCCCGCCAAGGCCGAAGAAGTGTTGGCCGAAATTGAAAAAGTTGGCTCGGAAGGCATCGCGGTAAAATGCGATGTTTCTAACTACGAAGCGGTCGAAGCCATGGTCGCCCAAGGTGTGGAACGGTTTGGCAAGCTGGATGTGGCTGTTTCGAACGCCGTGTACAGCGATCGTGAATTCTTCTACGAAGCCGATCTAGAGGGATTTCGCCGTACGATTGAGGTGACCATGTGGGGGGCGTTTCACCTATTGCGGGCCGCTTCGCGCCAAATGATCGCCCAGAAAACGCCTGGTGCAGTCACGATTGTCAGCTCGCCCCACGCGTTCATTCCGGCACCCAAGGCAATGGCCTACAACATGTCGAAGGCGGCCATCGAGCATATGGCCAAGACCGCCGCGATTGAACTGTCGGACTTCAAGATTCGGGTAAACATCGTTCAGCCGGGTTGGACCGATACGCCGGGAGAAAGGAAGTTCGCCACGGACGATATTCTGCAGGAAGGGGGATCGAAGATTCCCGCTGGCCGCCTCGGCACTCCCGAGGAAATGGCGGAAGCAATCGCCTACATGAGCAGCCCCCGGAATACCTATACTACTGGAGCGACGTTGTTGGTCGATGGTGGTATCTCGCTCCCGTGGTGGGGCAAGACAGGTCGGGCGGCCCCCAGCTAA
- a CDS encoding biotin/lipoate A/B protein ligase family protein, translating to MQLLDLTLPTPEENLALDEALLEEAEQGTAPVELMRLWEPQDPLVVIGRASKLREEVDLEACQTRGISVLRRASGGASVVTGRGCLMYAVILSYELHPELAALDACHRYVMGRIQTALVREVPEVDFQGTCDLTLNGRKFSGNSLRCKRSHLIYHGTLLYDFDLALIHTLLRTPPRMPDYRQKRPHESFVTNVPIARDILRRNLIEAWEIGGDVTDWPVTRTQKLVAEKYTNSQWTSMR from the coding sequence ATGCAGCTATTGGATCTTACTCTTCCTACTCCGGAAGAGAATCTTGCGCTTGATGAAGCCTTGCTAGAGGAAGCGGAACAGGGGACCGCGCCGGTCGAGCTGATGCGGTTGTGGGAACCACAAGATCCACTGGTGGTGATCGGTCGCGCGTCGAAGTTGCGCGAAGAAGTTGATCTCGAAGCGTGCCAGACACGTGGCATCTCTGTCCTACGTCGCGCTAGTGGTGGTGCTTCCGTGGTGACCGGTCGCGGCTGTTTAATGTATGCCGTCATTCTCAGTTACGAGCTTCATCCAGAACTCGCAGCGCTTGACGCGTGTCATCGCTATGTGATGGGCCGAATTCAAACTGCGTTGGTTCGCGAAGTCCCAGAGGTCGACTTTCAAGGGACGTGCGATCTGACTCTGAATGGGCGAAAGTTCTCTGGCAACAGTCTTCGTTGCAAACGATCGCACCTGATTTACCACGGTACGCTGCTGTACGATTTCGATTTGGCACTCATCCATACGCTGCTGCGAACTCCACCACGGATGCCAGACTATCGGCAAAAGCGGCCACACGAATCGTTCGTCACCAATGTGCCGATCGCCCGCGATATCTTGCGGCGAAACCTGATCGAAGCTTGGGAAATCGGTGGCGACGTCACCGATTGGCCAGTCACAAGAACGCAAAAACTTGTTGCGGAAAAATATACAAATTCGCAATGGACATCAATGCGATAG
- a CDS encoding basic secretory protein-like protein: MRISLLILAPLFLLPSVATAAQEETKQAELQVNIDVTEVPELKEWGTQAEKLIREWHPQVAEMLSQEGFTAPTTVRVVFKKDMNGVAHTIGNEITISGNWVKQHPDDTGMVIHELVHVVQSYRRGRPFWLVEGIADYIRFYNYEPKTRLRGINPERQNYNEGYRTSAQFIAWLENNNPGFVKKANEAIRKHEYQNVMVHEMTGKNLEQLWTEFCESADSKGRS; the protein is encoded by the coding sequence ATGCGTATCTCCCTGTTGATTCTCGCCCCTCTGTTTCTCCTACCTAGTGTCGCGACTGCCGCTCAGGAAGAAACCAAGCAAGCCGAACTTCAAGTCAACATCGACGTGACCGAAGTTCCTGAATTGAAAGAATGGGGTACTCAAGCCGAGAAGCTTATTCGTGAGTGGCACCCGCAAGTCGCTGAGATGCTTTCGCAGGAGGGCTTCACCGCACCGACAACCGTGCGCGTTGTTTTCAAGAAGGACATGAACGGTGTCGCCCACACGATTGGCAACGAGATCACGATCTCAGGCAATTGGGTCAAGCAACATCCTGACGACACCGGCATGGTCATTCACGAGTTGGTCCATGTCGTTCAGTCGTATCGCCGCGGTCGTCCTTTCTGGTTGGTCGAAGGTATCGCGGACTACATTCGTTTTTATAATTACGAACCGAAGACGCGTCTTCGCGGTATCAATCCGGAGCGACAAAACTATAACGAAGGCTATCGCACCAGTGCCCAGTTCATCGCCTGGTTGGAAAATAACAACCCAGGTTTTGTGAAAAAGGCGAATGAAGCCATCCGTAAACACGAATACCAAAACGTAATGGTCCATGAGATGACCGGTAAGAACTTGGAGCAACTGTGGACCGAGTTCTGCGAATCGGCTGATTCCAAAGGCCGCAGCTAG
- the mutY gene encoding A/G-specific adenine glycosylase — protein sequence MAKKSRSNSPKQDTSSPVRGSLAAFHVHVSAWFKQHQRDLPWRKSQDPYRVWISEIMLQQTQVATVKEYFRRFTEQMPTIQDLADAQEQDVLRLWEGLGYYRRARQLHAAAKEVVKRFGGKFPRDVDEIQSLPGIGRYTAGAIASIAFGQRAPILEANTQRLYARLIGWDEMLTTSASQKRLWQFAEDILPDSEVGIFNQALMEVGSLVCTPKNPDCKQCPLSTHCEAYHSGRQNEIPRPKKKIEFIPITEIALVVRKKNQVLVRQCGPDERWAGLWDFPRFPLAGSGDQADLSAVPDQLNSAIGIDADLQQHLTTIKHGVTKYRITLLCHEMTYRKGRLKPQLGPDNQPRVWKWIDVSQLSELPLSTTGRKLGRLVL from the coding sequence ATGGCTAAGAAATCTCGTTCTAACTCTCCGAAACAAGATACGTCGTCCCCTGTTCGTGGATCGCTGGCTGCTTTTCATGTGCACGTTTCGGCTTGGTTCAAACAGCATCAACGCGATCTGCCGTGGCGAAAATCACAAGATCCTTACCGGGTTTGGATCAGCGAAATCATGCTCCAGCAGACGCAAGTAGCAACCGTGAAGGAGTATTTTCGCCGCTTCACCGAGCAAATGCCGACCATACAAGACTTGGCCGATGCCCAAGAACAGGATGTACTGCGGCTGTGGGAAGGCCTTGGCTACTATCGTAGAGCTCGGCAACTACACGCGGCCGCGAAAGAAGTCGTGAAACGCTTCGGAGGCAAGTTTCCCCGCGATGTCGATGAGATTCAAAGCTTACCAGGCATCGGGCGCTATACGGCCGGAGCGATTGCTTCGATCGCTTTCGGGCAAAGGGCGCCAATCCTTGAAGCCAACACCCAGCGGCTTTACGCACGGCTGATCGGTTGGGACGAAATGCTGACTACCTCAGCCAGCCAAAAACGGCTCTGGCAATTTGCGGAAGACATACTTCCCGACAGCGAGGTTGGAATCTTCAATCAGGCACTCATGGAAGTAGGTAGTCTCGTTTGCACTCCGAAAAATCCCGACTGCAAACAATGCCCCCTGAGCACTCATTGCGAGGCGTACCATTCAGGTCGACAAAACGAGATTCCACGACCGAAGAAAAAGATCGAGTTTATACCTATCACTGAGATCGCCTTAGTGGTCCGCAAGAAGAACCAGGTCTTAGTGCGACAATGCGGGCCAGACGAACGCTGGGCTGGACTATGGGATTTTCCTCGTTTTCCCTTGGCTGGTAGCGGCGATCAAGCCGACCTTTCCGCAGTACCCGATCAATTGAACAGTGCGATCGGTATCGATGCCGATTTGCAGCAACACCTGACAACGATCAAACATGGCGTGACCAAGTATCGGATCACCCTCCTCTGCCACGAGATGACCTATCGAAAAGGGCGGTTGAAACCACAACTTGGTCCAGATAACCAGCCCAGGGTCTGGAAGTGGATCGATGTCTCACAACTAAGCGAACTCCCTCTTTCCACGACCGGAAGAAAGCTTGGACGCTTGGTCTTGTAG
- a CDS encoding alpha/beta hydrolase family protein: MATREKMRFSADRNGFLDTGNQWFVTSRFNRRDSLVTMKLPPSAVFVTTLAGSSFMSLRLSLILSGFLLCSISLVGCSRQAPIQETIVEEEIVEKLLGAPDRLTSLVKQVPDATYQSVENGVRRATVKTRLPDGGMMTLWVYQPDPLPSGKLPCVFIAPAGTRLVHGSELGKGAEAEHIPWAKAGFTVVAYELSGDPGSDNASNAQMKTAAEQFRGAKSGLLNAQVAMAYAKEKLPFVDSRRFYTAGHSSAGTMSLYVAEMDPQVKACVAFMPAVDVRAWLGVQGLTTIQQNNIVPEAGAYVSKISPMTYMDRLSQPTFLVYVGNDDKAITGPAEKFAKQMQDLGKDITVVKIPTGTHYGSMIQEGIPLAIEWLKMVDSMN, encoded by the coding sequence ATGGCAACTCGAGAGAAAATGCGGTTCTCGGCCGATCGTAACGGTTTCTTAGATACTGGCAACCAGTGGTTTGTGACGAGCCGATTTAACCGACGCGATTCGCTAGTTACAATGAAACTGCCACCATCCGCCGTTTTCGTTACCACCCTCGCAGGTTCGTCGTTCATGTCGTTGCGTCTTTCGCTCATATTGTCGGGATTCTTGCTGTGCTCGATCAGTCTTGTCGGGTGTTCGAGACAAGCTCCGATCCAAGAGACGATCGTCGAAGAAGAAATCGTCGAGAAACTGCTTGGTGCGCCTGATCGACTGACTTCCCTGGTTAAGCAAGTCCCTGATGCGACCTATCAATCGGTAGAGAATGGCGTTCGCCGTGCGACAGTGAAAACTCGCCTACCAGATGGTGGCATGATGACGCTCTGGGTTTATCAACCCGACCCACTGCCGAGTGGGAAACTGCCTTGTGTCTTTATCGCACCGGCTGGTACGAGGTTGGTCCATGGAAGCGAGTTGGGGAAGGGAGCCGAGGCAGAGCACATTCCTTGGGCGAAAGCCGGTTTTACAGTGGTCGCCTATGAACTCAGTGGAGATCCAGGTTCGGACAACGCCAGCAACGCACAAATGAAAACGGCAGCCGAACAGTTTCGAGGGGCCAAGTCGGGACTACTCAATGCACAAGTGGCTATGGCCTATGCAAAAGAAAAGCTTCCTTTCGTTGATTCCCGTCGCTTTTATACCGCCGGCCATAGTTCGGCTGGCACGATGTCGCTGTATGTGGCGGAGATGGATCCGCAGGTCAAAGCCTGTGTCGCCTTCATGCCGGCGGTGGATGTGCGTGCCTGGCTCGGTGTGCAAGGTTTGACCACGATTCAGCAAAACAACATCGTGCCGGAAGCTGGCGCATACGTGAGCAAGATCTCTCCTATGACCTACATGGATCGATTGAGCCAGCCGACGTTTCTGGTCTATGTTGGCAACGACGACAAAGCGATCACTGGTCCAGCCGAGAAGTTTGCAAAACAGATGCAGGATTTGGGGAAGGATATCACGGTCGTGAAGATCCCCACCGGCACGCACTACGGATCGATGATCCAGGAAGGCATTCCCCTGGCGATCGAATGGCTGAAGATGGTCGACAGCATGAACTAG